Proteins from one Amycolatopsis benzoatilytica AK 16/65 genomic window:
- a CDS encoding sigma-70 family RNA polymerase sigma factor, which produces MGTPTALEDWAAEFAAHRPHLIGAAYRLTGGRADAEDAVQEAWLRLSGLDDAGRAGIRDLRGWLTAVVGRICLDRLRSAAVRREKYVGEWLPEPIVTPFGAPASEDPLEAAVRDDGLRMAAMVVLDRLTPEQRVAFVLHDAFSVPFAEIAEALGCSVAAARQHASRGRRAVEDADPPARLELAQQQAVLEKFVIALLAGDIRAVTELLHPDVVMIGDSNGRSRTSRRMIAGPDKVGRFVLGVLAKYAPGTMENGRPVLVNGDLGLWLPQLPAVEGYLALDERVQTFSVRDGLIVGVYDQVNPEKLARITRPRQ; this is translated from the coding sequence ATGGGCACACCGACCGCGCTGGAAGACTGGGCAGCCGAGTTCGCCGCGCACCGCCCGCATCTGATCGGGGCCGCCTACCGGCTCACCGGCGGCCGTGCCGACGCCGAGGACGCGGTGCAGGAAGCGTGGCTGCGGCTGTCCGGGCTGGACGACGCGGGCCGGGCCGGGATCCGCGACCTGCGCGGCTGGCTGACCGCGGTGGTCGGCCGGATCTGCCTGGACCGGCTGCGTTCGGCCGCGGTGCGGCGCGAGAAGTACGTGGGCGAATGGCTGCCGGAGCCGATCGTCACCCCGTTCGGTGCACCGGCCAGCGAAGACCCGCTCGAAGCCGCGGTCCGCGACGACGGCCTGCGGATGGCCGCGATGGTGGTCCTCGACCGGCTGACCCCGGAGCAGCGGGTGGCGTTCGTGCTGCACGACGCGTTCTCGGTGCCGTTCGCGGAGATCGCCGAAGCACTCGGCTGCAGCGTGGCCGCCGCCCGTCAGCACGCGTCCCGGGGCCGCCGCGCGGTCGAAGACGCGGATCCGCCCGCGCGGCTCGAGCTGGCCCAGCAGCAGGCCGTGCTGGAGAAATTCGTGATCGCGCTGCTGGCCGGCGACATCCGCGCGGTCACCGAACTGCTGCACCCGGACGTGGTCATGATCGGCGACTCCAACGGCCGTTCGCGCACCAGCCGCCGGATGATCGCCGGCCCGGACAAGGTCGGCCGGTTCGTGCTGGGCGTGCTGGCGAAGTACGCGCCGGGGACGATGGAGAACGGCAGGCCGGTGCTGGTCAACGGCGATCTCGGCCTGTGGCTGCCGCAACTGCCCGCGGTGGAGGGCTACCTCGCCCTCGACGAGCGAGTGCAGACGTTCAGCGTCCGCGACGGCCTCATCGTGGGCGTGTACGACCAGGTCAACCCGGAAAAGCTCGCCCGGATCACCCGCCCGCGGCAGTAG
- a CDS encoding carboxymuconolactone decarboxylase family protein translates to MPRIPVKRASDGGPVLKLFYRIAGKRYGAVPEPMAVVAHHRGLFRTSVVHELMAEKASKHLPASVRELAVYRVATRIGCSWCVDFGTMLQRHDGLDIERLKHIDEYATSPLFNRQERLALALADAMSGPTVTVTDEQIAELKAEFGDQGVVELTYQIGLENSRARMNSALGIVDQGFTSGDACRVPIP, encoded by the coding sequence ATGCCCCGTATCCCGGTCAAACGAGCCAGCGACGGCGGCCCGGTGCTGAAGCTCTTCTACCGGATCGCCGGCAAACGGTACGGCGCGGTGCCGGAGCCGATGGCCGTCGTGGCGCACCATCGCGGGCTGTTTCGCACCAGCGTCGTGCACGAGCTGATGGCCGAGAAAGCGTCGAAGCACCTGCCCGCCAGCGTGCGCGAGCTCGCGGTGTACCGCGTCGCGACCCGGATCGGCTGCTCGTGGTGCGTCGACTTCGGCACCATGCTGCAGCGCCACGACGGCCTGGACATCGAACGGCTCAAGCACATCGACGAGTACGCCACGTCGCCGCTGTTCAACCGCCAGGAACGGCTCGCGCTCGCGCTGGCGGACGCGATGTCGGGCCCCACGGTCACGGTCACCGACGAGCAGATCGCCGAGCTGAAGGCGGAATTCGGAGACCAGGGCGTGGTCGAGCTGACCTATCAGATCGGGCTGGAGAACTCGCGGGCGCGGATGAACAGCGCGCTCGGGATCGTCGACCAGGGGTTCACCTCGGGCGACGCCTGCCGGGTGCCGATCCCGTAA